Proteins from one Telopea speciosissima isolate NSW1024214 ecotype Mountain lineage chromosome 1, Tspe_v1, whole genome shotgun sequence genomic window:
- the LOC122660290 gene encoding 4-hydroxy-tetrahydrodipicolinate synthase, chloroplastic-like, giving the protein MDSHLSMRSLEVKNRTSVEEIKSLRLMTAVKTPYLPDGKIDLEAYDALVHMQILNGADSVLVGGSTGEGQLMSWDEHIMLIGHTVNCFGGLIKVIGNTGSNSTREAIQATEHGFAVGMHAALHINPFYCRTSMEGMVAHFQAVLPIGPLIIYNVPIRSGQDIPPPVIRTLAQSANMAGVKECMGNNRIKEYTDEGIVAWTANDKEAHDARWDHGAIGVSSVVSNLVPRLMWKLMFEDKNPLLNSKLAPLIDWMYSEPNPIGVNTALAQLGVIRPVFRLPYLPLPRAKRVEFVNIVKELGRENFVGDRDVQVLEDDDFVVVHSW; this is encoded by the exons ATGGATTCCCATCTTTCGATGCGCAGTCTTGAGGTCAAAAATAG GACTTCAGTAGAGGAGATAAAGTCACTTAGATTAATGACTGCCGTTAAGACTCCATATCTACCTGATGGCAAAATTGACCTTGAAGCTTACGATGCCTTGGTTCATATGCAAATTTTAAATGGTGCTGATAGTGTGCTAGTGGGTGGCTCAACAGGTGAAGGGCAACTGATGAGCTGGGATGAACACATCATGCTTATTGGGCACACAGTTAATTGTTTTGGGGGATTGATTAAGGTGATTGGAAACACCGGAAGCAACTCAACAAGAGAAGCAATCCAGGCTACTGAACATGGTTTTGCTGTTGGGATGCATGCTGCCCTTCACATCAATCCTTTTTATTGCAGGACATCCATGGAAGGTATGGTTGCTCATTTTCAGGCCGTTCTTCCCATCGGGCCTCTCATTATCTACAATGTTCCAATTAGGAGTGGTCAAGATATTCCTCCTCCTGTTATCCGCACCCTTGCCCAGAGTGCTAACATGGCTGGTGTCAAGGAGTGTATGGGCAACAATAGAATCAAAGAGTACACTGATGAGGGAATCGTGGCATGGACTGCCAATGACAAGGAGGCTCATGACGCAAGATGGGACCATGGGGCCATTGGAGTGTCATCTGTTGTCAGCAACTTGGTTCCACGATTGATGTGGAAGCTAATGTTCGAGGACAAGAACCCTTTGCTGAATTCAAAGCTCGCACCTTTGATTGATTGGATGTATAGTGAGCCTAACCCCATTGGTGTGAACACAGCTCTAGCCCAGCTTGGTGTGATCAGGCCCGTCTTTCGGCTGCCTTATTTACCTCTTCCTAGAGCAAAGAGGGTGGAATTTGTGAATATAGTGAAGGAACTTGGACGTGAGAATTTTGTGGGAGATAGAGATGTTCAAGTTCTCGAAGATGATGATTTTGTTGTGGTCCATAGTTGGTAA